The window TCCGTGCCCGTCGCTCGGTGTGCTGGACGGCGATGTCGCCGTCGACGGTGACCCGGAGCTCCTCGTCGCCCAGCGGCACCGTCACCCGGAGCCGCCACGGCTCCCGGGAGAGGACCTCCAGGTAGCGGTCGCTGATGCACCACTCCAGCGTCCAGAAGCGGACCGTGTTCAGGTCGATACCGTGGTCCCGGTAGAAGGAGACGACCTCGGCGTCGTCCAGGAGCGTCAGCCCGACGGAGGAGACGATGTGGTTGTTGCACCGCTCGCACTCGTGGATGACGAACAGGTCCTGCTCGGCGATGGGTTTCACCTTGTCGGCGGGCAGCTCGTCGGGCTCGACGAGTTCGGTCGTCACGCGCCCGTTACACTCCGGGCAGACCCCGTCGGCGGTGAGGCAGGCGAGGTGGCGGGCCCGCTGGTTGAACGCCGACAGCACCTCCTCGCGGGACCGGTCCTCCAGCCCTCCGGGTGGGAACGGGTAGGTACCGTGTGGCCGCTCGCACTCCACACACATGATGAGGAACGCTTCGTCGCGGTAGGAGGCCTGCAGACCGCCGCCGCAGGCGACACAGTCGCCCTCGACCGGGAACGGCTCCAGTTCCGGGTCCTGGTTGTACGTCCCTGCCAGCACCGCACGGACGATGGCCTTCCCCGCCTGGCGGAACTCGTAGCCCTCGTCGGTCTTGCGGACGAACTGGCCCCGGAGTTTGTCCAGGTGGTAGTTGAACTGTGCCGAATCGCGCATCCCCACCGCGCGCCGCAGGTCCGAGAACGCCGCGGGCCGGTCGGCCGCCCACAGCGCCTCCAGGATATGTAAGCGTGTCTCGTTCCCGACGATGGCGAAGGCGTCCGCCGGTGGGAGACACTCCTCGCACTGCAGGATGGAGTCCTCGGTCGCGCTGGCCTCGTCGCTCATGGGTGTGCCAAGACGACCCACCCAGTAAAGCGTTCGCTGAAGCCGCTTTATGTAACTATGGCTACATTTCATGGGGTCGGATTTATACCCGATTCGTGACACCTGGTACCATGTCGAAGACACGGCGTGGCTGCCTCGAGCGAGGGGGCGCGCTCGGCCTCGCCCTCGTGGGGGGCCCGCTCGGGGGGTGTATCCATGTCGGCGTCCGTGACCAGCCCCGGACGACGGTCCGTGTCGGCTCGAAACCGTTCGCCGAACAGGAGATCCTCGGCTCCCTTGCCTACGAACGACTCCAGCACGTCGATGGCATTCAGGTCGTCAACGAAATCGGGTACGGTGGTTCGCTGGCGAACTGGGAGGCCGTCGTCGCCGGCACGAAGGACCTCTACTGGGAGTACACCGGAACCGCCTGGAGTCGGCTCCCGCCCCGACACACGGAGCGGATTACGGAGCCGGAGCGGCTCTACGAACTCGTCGCTGCGGACGCCCGGGCGCAGGGCGTCCGGATGGGCGAGCCGGCCCCCTTCTCGAACGAGTGGGTGCTGGTCGCCGACCGGGAGTGGAGCGAGCGGACCGGCGTCACCACCATCGGCGGGCTCGCCGACCATATCGACGACGGCGACACCGACTTCGGTATCGCGCTCAACGAGGACTTCTACCACCGAGAGGACGCCTGGAACGGCGTGGCCGACTACTACGGCATCGACTCGGAGGTGCGGACGAACCTGGAGGCCGGGACGTTCATCGTCACCTCCGCCGGACTCACGTACGAACTGCTGCGGGACGGCCGGGTGCAGGTCGCGAGCGGCTTCGCGACCGACCCCCAGCTCGACCGGCCGTCGGTCGTCGAACTCGACGACGACCGGGACTACTTCCTCCCGTACCAGCCGATGCCCACAGTCCACGCGCCGACCGCCGAGTCCTATCCGGAGATTCTGGAGACGCTGGCACCGATTGCTGCGGCCCTGGACGGGTCGACTATCCGCCGCCTCAATCGGCGGGTACTCGTCGAGGACCACCAACCGGGCACTGTCGCCCGGTCGTACCTGGAACAGCTCGGTGAGGCCACATGACCCGTTCCGTGACGTCCGGGCCGTGTCGCTCGATACGGCCCACTGCGGTACCGGAGCGAAGCGATGAGTAGCGACCGCCCCTCGATACCCGGCGTTCGGCGGGTCGCCAGTGTCGTCCGGACCTCGTACCGCCGGAAGCTTGCCGCAGCACTGCTGGTGGTGCTCCTCATCGGCGGCACGGCCGCCGTCGGCCTGTACCTCCAGGTTGGCGCCCTGCTGGGGGAGAACGTCGAGCGGTCCATGACCGCCGCCACGAACGCCGAGGCCGGCGAGCTCACCGAGTGGAGCAGTCAGAACCGGCTGGCCGCACGGGTCCTCTCGGAGCATCCCGTCTACGCGACCGGAAACCAGACCAAGGTCCGTGACTACCTCCAGCAACGGGTATCGGGCCGCGAGGAGTCGCATCTCGTCGGTGCGTACGTCCTCGACCGGCGGGACCTCGTCGTCGAGACGAGCGCTGCGCCGGCGCTGGAGGGGACGCCGGTTGCCGACCTGCCGTGGCAGGAACGATTTGCGTTCCAGAGCTTCGACGATGTCCGCATCACGCGCCCCCACCAGTCCCGGGACGGGACGACGGTCGTCGGGTTCATCACGCCCATCCGTCAGGCACCGGGCCACCTGCTGGTCGTCACCGTCGACGCCACGAGCATCTTCGACCGGTTCGAGCACCCGGTCGCGGGCGGGTTCACGCGCGTCGTCGACTCAAACGGAACCGTCGTGTTCGCCGACAACCGCTCGGCGATGCTCCACCAGTACACCCCTGGACCGCTCCGGGCCCCTGCGGTCAGCAGTGGGCTCCGCGGTGAATCGGGGTTCGTGGACGCCCCGCAGTACGAACAGTCGGCCACGGGGGAGTACGTCGTCGCCTACGCCCCGGTCGAGGGCACCGACTGGGTCGTCCTCGAGCACGCCCCGGTCAGCGAGGCCTACGCCATCACCAGACAGGTCGGGATGTGGATCGGCATCATCTTCAGCATCGTACTGGTCGGGCTGTTCGGCGTGGTGAGCTGGCTGGGGCGGGACGTGAACAGCGCGCTGGCCGCAGTCTCCGGGCGAGCGGAGCGGATCGAACGGGGCGAGTACGACGTGGCCTTCGACACCGACCGGCCCGACGAGTTCGGTGACCTCAACCGGACCCTCGAACGGATGGGCGACACCCTCCGGGAGCGGATCGAGGAGATCGAGGAGACGAAGAAGGCACTCGAGGCCACCAACGTGGCGCTCGAGACCCGCTCGACGATGGTGAGCGTTCTCAATCGCGTCCTCCGGCACAACGTCCGGAACGACGTCAACAACGTCGCCGGGCGAGCGGAGCTCCTGGCCGAGCGCGTCGACGACGAGGCCCTGCGCGAGGAGCTCGAGGTCATCAAGCGGACGGCGCTCGCGCTCGCCACGCTCTCGGAGCGTACAGAGCGCATCCAGCAACTCCTCTCGGAGGACCCCTCCGAGCGGACCACCCTGCGCTTCCCCGACTGCCTGCAGTCGGCGCTCGAGAGCGTCCGGGCCGCCCAGCCGGACGCGACCGTGGCGCTACACGTCCCCGACGGCGCGACGCCGGTCGCGCACGGGACCGCCTCCTTCCCGGTCGCCCTGGCCGACGTCGTCGACCAGATTGCCGCCCACAACGAGGGCCCCGTCCGTATCGACGTCACCGTCTCCCGGGAGCCGTCCGCGGGCGACGTGGGGGACGCGATACTCCTCACCATCGAGGACGACCGCGACGGCCTGCCGGCCCTCGACCTCGAAGCGGTCGGCCAGGGGGTCGAGACCCCGCTCAACCACGCCGAGGGGCTGGCGCTCTGGTGCCTCGAGTGGACCGTCACCCACGGCGACGGTGAGCTCCTCGTCGGCGCCACCGACGCGACGCTCCAGGTCCGGCTCCCGGCGGTCCCCGACGACCCGGACGCGCCGGAGTGAGGCCACGGACCGCGCCGCTGGAACCAGCACCCGGCCACCGCGCGTCCGTCGCTCGTGCGCCGACCCGCGGAGCCGGCGGCGACACTGCCGTTCGGCAGGAGTCCCGGTCCGGTACCCTTATACGCTGCAGGGGATGATACCCGGTATATTACTGATGTCGAACACACACCGACAACCGGAGGTGAACATCGGACTGGTCGGCCACGTCGACCACGGGAAGACGACCCTGGTGCAGGCGCTCTCGGGGGAGTGGACCGACCAGCACTCCGAGGAGATGAAACGCGGCATCTCCATCCGCCTCGGGTACGCTGACGCCACTTTCCGCCGGATTCCGGGCGCCGACTCGCCCGAGTGCTACACGGTGGCAGAGGAGGTCGACGGCGAGGAGACCGACGTCGTCCGGACGGTCTCGTTCGTCGACGCCCCCGGCCACGAGACGCTGATGGCGACGATGCTGTCGGGCGCATCCATCATGGACGGCGCCGTGCTGGTCATCGGCGCGAACGAGCCGGTGCCTCAGGCCCAGACCGAGGAGCACCTGATGGCGCTGGACATCATCGGCATCGACAACATCGTCATCGCACAGAACAAGATCGACCTGGTCCGCGACCGCGAGGCCGCCCTCGAGAACAAGACGCAGATAGAGAACTTCATCGAGGGAACCGTCGCCGAGGGCGCCCCCATCGTCCCCGTCTCCGCCCAACAGGACGTCAACATCGACGTCCTCATCGACGCTATCGAGGAGCAGATTCCGACGCCCGAGCGCGACGCGGACGCGGACGCACGGTTGCAGGTCGCACGCTCGTTCGACATCAACCGCCCCGGCACGGACGCCGGTGGGCTGATGGGCGGTGTGGTCGGCGGGTCGCTCTCGCAGGGTCGCCTCCACGTCGACGACGAGATGGAGATCCGCCCGGGCCGCGAGGTCGAGGAGGGCGGCCAGTCCGAGTACCGGCCGGTCGAGACCACCGTCCGGTCGCTGCAGGCCGGCGGCGAATCCGTCGACGAGGCCACGCCGGGTGGCCTCATCGGCGTCGGCACGGGACTGGACCCCTCGTTCACGAAGGGCGACGCGCTGGCCGGGCAGGTCGCCGGGCCGCCGGGGTCGCTCCCACCGACCCGCGACTCGTTCGTCATGGACGTGGACCTGCTCGACCGCGTCGTCGGCGAGGACGCCGAGGAGATCGAGCCCATCTCGACGGGCGAGCCCCTCATGTTGACCGTCGGGACCGCCACGACCGTCGGCTCCGTCACCAGCGCCCGCGACGAGGAGTGCGAGGTCGCGCTCAAGCGGCCCGTCTGCGCACAGGAGGGGGCCAAGATCGCCATCAATCGCCGTGTCGGCTCGCGCTGGCGACTCATCGGCGTGGGGACGCTGCGATAGGATGACCTCGGTCCTGCTCGACACCAACGCGCTCATGATGCCCGTCGAGTGCGACGTTCGCGTCTTCGAGGAACTCGACCGGGTGCTGGAGGACCCGGAACCGGTCGTTCCCGCCGCGTGCGTCGCCGAGCTGGAGAAGCTCAGCGAGGGGCAAGGCGAGGAGGGCGTCGCCGCGAGCGTCGGCCGCGACCTCGCCGACCGCTGCGAGCAGGTCGCCCACGTCGAGCAGTACGCCGACGACGCCGTCGTCGAAATCGCCACTCGCGACCCCGACGAGGGGACGACCGTCGACTGCGTCGCGACGAACGATGCGGACCTGCGCGACCGCCTGCTGGCCCGCGACGTACCCGTAATCGGTTTACGCGGGCGAAACGAACTCGCGCTCACTCAGCCGTAACGCCGCGACTCTCCCGGTTGCACACGAGAACACGACACCCGGACCACACACGATACAACCAATGTACAAACGCGTTCGACTCAAGGACACCGTCGAGGTGCCACCCGAGCATCTGGCGGATGTCTCCCCCGACCTGGTGAAACGACTCCTGCAGGACAAACTGGAGGGCCGGATGGACGAGGACGTCGGCTCCGTCGTGAGCGTCATCGACATCCACGACATCGGCACCGGCGCCGTCCTCCCCAACCGCCCCGGCGTCTACTACGAGGCCGAGTTCGATGCGCTGACGTTCGACCCCGAGATGCAGGAGGTCGTCGACGGCGAGGTCGTCGAGGTCGTCAACTTCGGCGCCTTCGTCGGTATCGGCCCGGTCGACGGGCTGCTCCACGTCTCGCAGATCGACGACGAGTACCTCGCCTACGACGAGGAGAACCAGCAGCTCGCCTCGCGGGATTCGAGCCGCGTCCTCTCGGTGGGAGACTCCGTGCGGGCACGCATCGTCACCAAGAGCATCGACGAGCGCAACCCGCGCGACTCGAAGATCGGCCTGACGGCCAAGCAGCCCGGACTGGGCAAGCACGAGTGGCTCGAGCAGGACCGCAAGCGCCGGGCCCAGCAGGGCCAGGCGGGTGATTAGATGGCCGACCGACTCGTCTGCCGCGAGTGCCACCGCGTCCTCGAGACGGACGATGGGGAGCAGTGTCCCGCCTGCGGTTCGACCTCCGTCACGGAGGACTGGGCCGGCTACGTCATCATCGCTCACCCCGAGGAGTCACAGATCGCCGAAGAGATGGGCGTGACCGAGCCGGGCAAGTACGCCCTCAAGGTCCGATAATGGCCGACGGCGGGGATGCGAACGGCGCCACCGGCGACTCCCCGGACCCCGGCCAGCCCCGGGTCGTCCTCTCGCTGCCCGACTCGATGCGTGGCGAGCTGAAGGACCCACTCGGCCCCATCTACACCGACGCCGACGAACTGCTGGGCCAGTCGGGAAGCCCGCTCATCGCTGTCGGGGACATCGTCACCTACCACCTCCTGCTGGGCCACACCCGGCCGGCCGTCGCGCTGGTCGACGGGAAGACGAAGCGAGAAGCCGTCACCGCGGAGGTCCGGGACGCCATCGATACGGGAGCGTTCGACCACCACGTCCGGGTCCGGAACCCGGCCGGCACCCTGACCGCGGGCCTCCTCGAGGAACTCCGGGCCGCGCTCGACCGCGCGACCGCCGGCGAGGGCCAGTCGACGGTCATCGAGGTGACGGAGGGCGAGGAGGACCTCGCCGCGCTCCCGGCGCTCGCCGTGGCGCCGGACGACGCGGGTGTCGTCTACGGCCAGCCCGACGAGGGGATGGTTCTGGCGACCGTGGACGACGAGGCCCGGGAGGGGGTCTGGGACCTCCTCGAACGGATGGACGGCGATATCGAGCGGGTCCGGGACCTGCTCGGGGCGTGAGTTCGTCGCATCCGGGACGCTCGAACCGTCTCTGACACCGCCGAGAACCAGTCACCTGTCGGTCTCGTAGTAGTCCTCCTTCAGCCACGCCAGTCCGGCGCCGGCGTCCTTCGCGGCCGCCTCGAGCCGGCGCGTCAGCAACTCGAACGCCTCCGAGTCCGAGACACCGGTTGTCTGTCGCGCCGTTCGGAGCACGTCGCGTCGGCGCTCCAGCGAGTGGTACTCGCGGACCGCCTTCCCCGCCTTCCGGAGGTGGAGCATCCGGTCGATGACGTTGAGCACCACGTCCTTCGTGACGGGTTTGGTGATGTAGTCGTCGAACGGGAGGCTGACGATATCCGGCCCAGGGTCCACCGCGGTCACCATGACGACGCGGGCGTCGTAGCCCTGCTCTTTCAGCTCGAGGAGGAACTCGTCACCGCCCATCCGGGGCATCCGCCGGTCGAGGAGAACCACGTCCACGTCCCCGGTGACGACATCCAGCGCCTCCTGGCCGTCGGCGGCGACGAGCGTGGCGTGGCGCTCGCCGACCCAGGTCGAGAGAATCTCGGTCATCGCCGCCTCGTCGTCGACGATGAGGACGGTCGTCTCCGGAGCGGTGGCGCCGGACCTCGGAGAAGAGTCGGTGTTGCTGTCAGACATACGCCGGTTACGGTTCCAATCTACCTTAATTTAGCGGTCAGTTGGCTATACACTATCACTCGTACTCGGCCGGTCCCGTATCGGCCAGCGGCGACGCCGAGGGACTGATACACCCCGGGCCCGTACGTGCGGGCGAATGATCTCTACCGCCGACGTGGTCGGCCTGCTCGTCATCCTCGGGGTGAACTCGGGGGCGGCCGCCCTGCTGACCCGCTTCTTCAGGGTCCGGCTCAACACCCGCTGGGGCGCGGCACTGTACGCCGTCCTGCTGGGAACGCTGGTCCTGACGACCCTCACCATCGTCCTCGGCGGCGTGGGGCTCGGCCCGGACCTGGGCAACCCGGCTGCCGTCATGGGCCTGACGGTGGTCCTCCCGCTGGCGACCGGAATCGCCTTCGACTACTTCTGGATGCCCGCACCCGACGACGTGGACCTGCCCACCGAGTACAGCGGTTCCTCGCGGCGGGACCGCCGGGAGCTATAGGGGACGTAGTTGGAGGGAGGTGTAGTCAATATCTCCCTGGAAGAAACCACCTCGGAAGCCCCTGACCGCTCGACCCGGCCGGGCCTCGCTGCGCTCCTCACGTCGCTCCCTTCGGTCGCTCGTTGCGGTGCTTGCATCGGCCGGGCCGGGTCGAGGCGGCCAGCCCCTTCCATTCCCACCCGAGATTGTCCGTTCCACGGGGCGCACACACCGAGCTAGCATGGTGTGGACGCGACCTCGGACAGCCACAGGGCGGGACTGAAAGGGGCCGCGGGCTCGGCGGGGCCCGGACGACGCAAGCACCGCAGGCCGACCGCAGGGAGGCCGAGGAGCGCAGCGAGGCCCGGCCCCCCGAGCCCGCGGGGGCTTTCAACAGCTCCCTGTCTCAACAGCTCCCTATCGGTGCTGTCAGCAGCAAACTCACCAAGCCAATCCAGTACCTACGCACGACAAGCCTACCGACAGGGTCCCGTACCGCGGCTAACGGCAATGCATGTCTTCGACCCGCCAGATTAGCCGAATATACTCCGAACCTATGTCGAAAACGTCCTGCAACACTATTTTGTAGGTTTTTAGAAGGCAAACAATGCCATAACCACACGATATCCCGCTGTTACTCTTCGGGGTCGTCCGAGTCCGCGACCTGTCGCAGGCGGGCCACGCCGTCACACTCCTCGAGTACGTCGACCACGGGGTCGGGGACGAGCGACTGCCAGTCGCCGCCGTCGATGATGCGCTGGCGGACCTCGGTGCCCTGGAACTCGTCGCGGCGGTACATCTCGGACTGGCGGACCTCGATGCCGGCCTCCTCGAACAGGCGGATGACGAGCGGGTTGTTGGAGTAGGCCACGTCGAAGTTCGGGCTCATCGACTGGACGTGGCTCACCCAGACCGCGTTGCGGTTGAGGTCCTCGATGGGGACCGCGTAGGTGAGGAGATCCATCTCCTGGGTGGCCTTCGTGATCATCATCACCCGTTCGCCGGCGGTGAACGGGTCGTGGGGCGTGTGCGACTGGTCGGCGCTCCCGATGCCGAGGACGAGTTCGTCCACGTCCCGAGCGATGCGCTCGACCATCGCCTGGTGACCCTCGTGGTAGGGCTGGAATCGCCCGATGTAGAACCCTCGACTGGTTGCCATCCTGTCTCCTCGGCCGATTGTGTGGCCCCATTCATAAGCACCCCGGGTCGCCGTCGCATGCGACGACCGCACGCGACCTCGCTCGCTGGCCGGTCCACGGGAAGCGCCGTGGGGCGCCGACAGCGGCTCGCACGGAAACTCGCGAGAGGGCCGCTTCCGCCCGGTTTGCGCGTGTACGGCAGCCACCAGGTGGGAGAAAGTATATCAGTTGAAGGCCCTTCGCTAGCGGTGATAGCAACGGTTCTATGAGCGATGACAACAACGCGGATGAGCACCCCGGTCGCGGGTCCGAGGACGAGGTGCCCGAGGAGGAGCACCCCGACCCGGGCATCCCGCTCGACCGGGAGGAGAGCGAGACCCCGAGCGGGCCGCCGGCGCCCGCGGACGAGTCCGACGAACTGACGGACGGGTCGGACCTCGGGAGCGATGTCACCGTCGAGGCCGGCGCGGAGGTCGAAGCCGACGAGGAGGACGGGCTGCTCGGTGGCCTCCAGATCACCTCGACCGACGACATCGAGGTCCCCGACCGCCTCGTCGACCAGGTCATCGGGCAGGACGACGCCCGCGACATCATCCTGAAGGCGGCCAAGCAGCGCCGCCACGTCATGATGATCGGCTCGCCCGGA of the Haloglomus salinum genome contains:
- a CDS encoding winged helix-turn-helix domain-containing protein, translated to MSDEASATEDSILQCEECLPPADAFAIVGNETRLHILEALWAADRPAAFSDLRRAVGMRDSAQFNYHLDKLRGQFVRKTDEGYEFRQAGKAIVRAVLAGTYNQDPELEPFPVEGDCVACGGGLQASYRDEAFLIMCVECERPHGTYPFPPGGLEDRSREEVLSAFNQRARHLACLTADGVCPECNGRVTTELVEPDELPADKVKPIAEQDLFVIHECERCNNHIVSSVGLTLLDDAEVVSFYRDHGIDLNTVRFWTLEWCISDRYLEVLSREPWRLRVTVPLGDEELRVTVDGDIAVQHTERRARTSDAATESAAPTDAGDTEEPLGTQDA
- a CDS encoding glycine betaine ABC transporter substrate-binding protein; the protein is MSKTRRGCLERGGALGLALVGGPLGGCIHVGVRDQPRTTVRVGSKPFAEQEILGSLAYERLQHVDGIQVVNEIGYGGSLANWEAVVAGTKDLYWEYTGTAWSRLPPRHTERITEPERLYELVAADARAQGVRMGEPAPFSNEWVLVADREWSERTGVTTIGGLADHIDDGDTDFGIALNEDFYHREDAWNGVADYYGIDSEVRTNLEAGTFIVTSAGLTYELLRDGRVQVASGFATDPQLDRPSVVELDDDRDYFLPYQPMPTVHAPTAESYPEILETLAPIAAALDGSTIRRLNRRVLVEDHQPGTVARSYLEQLGEAT
- a CDS encoding sensor histidine kinase translates to MSSDRPSIPGVRRVASVVRTSYRRKLAAALLVVLLIGGTAAVGLYLQVGALLGENVERSMTAATNAEAGELTEWSSQNRLAARVLSEHPVYATGNQTKVRDYLQQRVSGREESHLVGAYVLDRRDLVVETSAAPALEGTPVADLPWQERFAFQSFDDVRITRPHQSRDGTTVVGFITPIRQAPGHLLVVTVDATSIFDRFEHPVAGGFTRVVDSNGTVVFADNRSAMLHQYTPGPLRAPAVSSGLRGESGFVDAPQYEQSATGEYVVAYAPVEGTDWVVLEHAPVSEAYAITRQVGMWIGIIFSIVLVGLFGVVSWLGRDVNSALAAVSGRAERIERGEYDVAFDTDRPDEFGDLNRTLERMGDTLRERIEEIEETKKALEATNVALETRSTMVSVLNRVLRHNVRNDVNNVAGRAELLAERVDDEALREELEVIKRTALALATLSERTERIQQLLSEDPSERTTLRFPDCLQSALESVRAAQPDATVALHVPDGATPVAHGTASFPVALADVVDQIAAHNEGPVRIDVTVSREPSAGDVGDAILLTIEDDRDGLPALDLEAVGQGVETPLNHAEGLALWCLEWTVTHGDGELLVGATDATLQVRLPAVPDDPDAPE
- a CDS encoding translation initiation factor IF-2 subunit gamma; amino-acid sequence: MSNTHRQPEVNIGLVGHVDHGKTTLVQALSGEWTDQHSEEMKRGISIRLGYADATFRRIPGADSPECYTVAEEVDGEETDVVRTVSFVDAPGHETLMATMLSGASIMDGAVLVIGANEPVPQAQTEEHLMALDIIGIDNIVIAQNKIDLVRDREAALENKTQIENFIEGTVAEGAPIVPVSAQQDVNIDVLIDAIEEQIPTPERDADADARLQVARSFDINRPGTDAGGLMGGVVGGSLSQGRLHVDDEMEIRPGREVEEGGQSEYRPVETTVRSLQAGGESVDEATPGGLIGVGTGLDPSFTKGDALAGQVAGPPGSLPPTRDSFVMDVDLLDRVVGEDAEEIEPISTGEPLMLTVGTATTVGSVTSARDEECEVALKRPVCAQEGAKIAINRRVGSRWRLIGVGTLR
- a CDS encoding PIN domain-containing protein, giving the protein MTSVLLDTNALMMPVECDVRVFEELDRVLEDPEPVVPAACVAELEKLSEGQGEEGVAASVGRDLADRCEQVAHVEQYADDAVVEIATRDPDEGTTVDCVATNDADLRDRLLARDVPVIGLRGRNELALTQP
- a CDS encoding DNA-directed RNA polymerase, whose product is MYKRVRLKDTVEVPPEHLADVSPDLVKRLLQDKLEGRMDEDVGSVVSVIDIHDIGTGAVLPNRPGVYYEAEFDALTFDPEMQEVVDGEVVEVVNFGAFVGIGPVDGLLHVSQIDDEYLAYDEENQQLASRDSSRVLSVGDSVRARIVTKSIDERNPRDSKIGLTAKQPGLGKHEWLEQDRKRRAQQGQAGD
- the spt4 gene encoding transcription elongation factor subunit Spt4, which produces MADRLVCRECHRVLETDDGEQCPACGSTSVTEDWAGYVIIAHPEESQIAEEMGVTEPGKYALKVR
- a CDS encoding GTP-dependent dephospho-CoA kinase family protein, with the translated sequence MRGELKDPLGPIYTDADELLGQSGSPLIAVGDIVTYHLLLGHTRPAVALVDGKTKREAVTAEVRDAIDTGAFDHHVRVRNPAGTLTAGLLEELRAALDRATAGEGQSTVIEVTEGEEDLAALPALAVAPDDAGVVYGQPDEGMVLATVDDEAREGVWDLLERMDGDIERVRDLLGA
- a CDS encoding response regulator transcription factor, with protein sequence MSDSNTDSSPRSGATAPETTVLIVDDEAAMTEILSTWVGERHATLVAADGQEALDVVTGDVDVVLLDRRMPRMGGDEFLLELKEQGYDARVVMVTAVDPGPDIVSLPFDDYITKPVTKDVVLNVIDRMLHLRKAGKAVREYHSLERRRDVLRTARQTTGVSDSEAFELLTRRLEAAAKDAGAGLAWLKEDYYETDR
- a CDS encoding nicotinamide-nucleotide adenylyltransferase; amino-acid sequence: MATSRGFYIGRFQPYHEGHQAMVERIARDVDELVLGIGSADQSHTPHDPFTAGERVMMITKATQEMDLLTYAVPIEDLNRNAVWVSHVQSMSPNFDVAYSNNPLVIRLFEEAGIEVRQSEMYRRDEFQGTEVRQRIIDGGDWQSLVPDPVVDVLEECDGVARLRQVADSDDPEE